Genomic DNA from Candidatus Hydrogenedentota bacterium:
ATCAGGCAGGGAGAGAAAGCTCTGCTGGTAGTGGTCGCGCCAGGCCGCCTGATGGCTGTTCACAAAGTCCGCCCAGGGCAGCGCCGAAGTCGCCCGGACGGCATCGGCCGCGCTCCGGGCAATCACGGCGGGCTCTCCGGGCCAGGCGTACTGGGTGCTCGCGAATAACGTTCGCCATCCGTCCTCCTCGCCCTCGCGCCACGCCGTGGCGTAGCCCCCTTCGCTCAGGGGCTGCACCCAGACCGGCAGGCCGGCCACCTCGGTCAGGTAACCCGCGGGATTCGGCGTCCAGGATTTTGCGTAGGAAGGGTCGGGCTTGATCGCCAGGCGCGGATGAACGGCCTCGCTCGCCTTCCACGTCCACGACGCGCTCGCTTCGGCCCCCGTGCCCTTCCAGCGCACCACCATGGCCATGGCTGAGCCGTGGACCAGGGAACGCACCGCGATTTCTCCTTCGCTGGTGCGGATCGTGCCCACGAGTTCACCTCGCAGCAGATCCAGGCGCAGATCGCACCCGGTCAACGCGCCCTTCGTCTCCAATACAAACTGACCGATAGGCAGCCGCCCCATGCCGTAGTTCATGACGCGATGATCTTCCACATCGCTCCGGCCCACCTGCCACGCCACATGGTGATCATCCAGCGCGCGGACCGTGGCCCCCAGCATGCCATTGCCCAGGTAAGGCGCCTCCCACCAGTCTCCCGGCAACCGCTCCCAAACCGGATCCGCCGCCGCCAGCACCGCCGCCAGATCATCGTCCGTCGGCGCAAGGGGATCAGGCTCCGCAGCGGCGCGAAGAGCGATTGCAATGAAGGCCAGCACCAGAACGACACCGGCAACAAGCACGCGAAAGGAGTGAAAGGTTCCCACGATGAATCTCCCATGACCCCGGCCCGGAACAGCACACGGGGCCGCACGGGCCATGCGTCCACTGTGCACGATCCCGAGGGGCAGTTGCCACTCAGGGGCCACCCCGGCGCGGAAAGCCGCAGGAGGCTCCACTTTGTGAGGAATTCACTACAAACGGCGCGCCAAAGGAGGTTGACCATTCCTGGTCGACATATAGCAAGCCATAAAACGGGGACAGCCACCTATAAAAAGGACTTCTTGAACGCGCCTTGAGAATTTGCTTGGGAAACCATTTCTAACATCGCCCCTTTTGAACCGGGAAGTATGTGCCGCGAGGGGGCGGCAGTACATGGCTTCGGCGTCCTGAGTAACGGGTTTCCGCCATCTCCCTAAACCCATACCTCATAATTGTTTCCCCGTCCACCACTGCAACGTCCGATCCTAATCTAAAGGGGAGGTCCATCAACCCTCCCCGTAAGCGGGCAGTTGCCCGCCCTTTCAAATTTCGGTCCTACGCGTGCAGGCGCTACCCACAGTAGGCTGCTACTTCCACGATGGGCAGCGCTTGTCCAGCGGAGTTTGTGGTGTCGGAATCACGCGACATTCCCATGATTGGCGCTTCCACCAACGTCATCGCCACCTTTCTGGACCGTCCTGGGCTGAAGGCGCTGGATCTCCTCGCGGACTTGGGGGAATTCCTGGTGGAGGCGGGCGTTTATGCGACTGCCGAAGATGTCTACAACCTGGATGTGTACTTCGACGGCGTCTCGGTGTCGGATGGGGCCGTGTACTACTACTGCGACGGCGTACCGGAGGTTGCCGAGTTCGTCCGGGCGAGCCCGGCGGGCCATTTTGCTTTCCAGGCTTCGCCGAGGAAGAGGGTGCTCAGGAGGTGGCTGCGGCGGATCCCCATTTCCAGGGCGATGGGCATGAACATGCCGAGGGAGACCTTGAGGACGATGAGTCCGGCGACGCCTTCGTCCCACGGGGTGAGGCCGGCGAGGCGGTTGGCCACGGCCATGCCGATGGTGTGGAAGATGTAGATGGAGAAAGTGGCGTTGCCGATGGGGCCGAGGCCGGGCACTTCGCGCCGGTAGCGGAAGGCGAGGGCGCAGAAGGCGCAGCCGGTGACGAGGTTGAGCACCCCCCACTTCAGCACGATGAAATCGGGCAGGGGCAGGATGCCTCGGGCGTCGAGCTGCTCCAGGAGCATGCCCCCGGCGAAGCAGCCCCAGGCGATGGCCGCGGCGGCGCGACCGTGGAGCAGTTCGGGCCAGCGGCGGAGGGCGTAGCCCGCGAGGAAGTAGGGCATGAGCTGGACGAGACCGGCGTAGCCGAAGAAGCTGTTGAGGGGGAGGGCGAGGGAGACGACGTACCACGCGACGATGAGGACGGCGCAGGCGCGGGCGTTGCGGATCAGGGCGAAGCCGTCGATGATGGCGATGACGACGAAGATGAGGAAGAGGGATTGGAGGTACCAGAGGTGCTCGAATCGGAAGGCGTAGGCCCGGAGCACGTCGCCCCAGCCGGGGACTTTGTTGACGCCGGGCATGACGAGGCGCATGAGCAGGAGCACGGTGGTCATGGTGACGAGGGGCAGGAGGAGGCGGCGCGCTTTGACCCGGAGTGATCGGGCGATGTCGCCCCGGCCAACGGGCCGGATCGCATAGAGGTAGCCGGAGACGGCGGTGAAAATCTCCAGGGGAATATAGCGGATGAGTATTTCAAACTCGAAGTAGAAGCGGTCGGCCTTTTCGGCGTCCGCCAGGACGGCGTGATAGAGCACGACGATAAAAATCGCGAAGGCGCGAAGGGTATTGATGCTGTAGTCGCGGGTCGCGTTCGGATTTGACATGGATAAGTCCTGGGAGCCGGGTAGCGGTGTTGCGGGCTTGTAAGGTATTTCCCGACGTGCGGGGCCGGTCTCGGCCGCCGCATCCCTGAGTCGAAGGAGGCCACCCGGCAACCGTTGCATGGAGTCGCCGTGGTGCCGGGGGGGCATCGATTCTCCCAAATCGGGGGCGTGACCGTCTCGGTCCGTCTCCCTTGCCACCGCACCTCCTCATGCTGAAATACTATCATATGGAGGCTTTTTCCGGCAAATTCGGGTACTGGGGGCCGCACTGGCGTTCGTTGAATTCTCTTCTTTCCACTTGCCTGACTGTCGCGCGCGATCTACAATCATCGTCGAACGCTTAACCCATCGGGGAGAACTGAACCATGAAACGTATCGCAATTGCCCTAGTCACCCTCGCCTTCGGAGTAACACTCGTGCACGCCCAGGCCACCGGACTCGACCATCTCTACCAGCTCAAGGACGCGAAGACCCGCTCCATCAGCCCGGAAAATTTCACCGGCGAAAAGGGGA
This window encodes:
- a CDS encoding acyltransferase, translating into MSNPNATRDYSINTLRAFAIFIVVLYHAVLADAEKADRFYFEFEILIRYIPLEIFTAVSGYLYAIRPVGRGDIARSLRVKARRLLLPLVTMTTVLLLMRLVMPGVNKVPGWGDVLRAYAFRFEHLWYLQSLFLIFVVIAIIDGFALIRNARACAVLIVAWYVVSLALPLNSFFGYAGLVQLMPYFLAGYALRRWPELLHGRAAAAIAWGCFAGGMLLEQLDARGILPLPDFIVLKWGVLNLVTGCAFCALAFRYRREVPGLGPIGNATFSIYIFHTIGMAVANRLAGLTPWDEGVAGLIVLKVSLGMFMPIALEMGIRRSHLLSTLFLGEAWKAKWPAGLARTNSATSGTPSQ